The sequence below is a genomic window from Paenibacillus sp. DCT19.
GCGCTGACGCTATTTCTTCAGTTTCTCCCGGACGTCCCATTGGAATACCCGAAATTACACCGTTGGCTGTGTCCTGGTCGAGCGATTTCCAGATGTCTGTGTTCACCAATCCTGGTGCGATACAGTTTACAGTTATGCCGTTTGCAGCCACTTCTCGTGCAAGGTTCTTGGAGAATCCAAGCACGGCAGCTTTCGAAGCTGAGTAGTGGGCTCCACCGAAGACGCCACCACCACGTTTCGCTGATACGGATGACAAGCTAATGATCCGCCCATATTCTTGTTTTTTCATCTGATCCAGAACCGCCTGGGTACATAAGAATAATCCAAACATGTTTACGTTGAATACGCGGGTAATGTCCTCCAGCGTCATTTCCTCGACAGTTACTTTTTGGGAGATTCCCGCATTGTTCACTAGGATGTCGATTCTTCCATAGTGTTGAACCACCTGTTCAACCATAGTCCGGTTTGATTCCTCGCTGGTTACATTCAGTTCAATACCGAATGCTTCCCCGCCTTCAGCTCGGATAGCGTCGACTGTCTCTCGGATTCCTTCTTGGTTGAGATCCGCGATGACCAGCTTCGCGCCTTGTTTGGCCAGCGTCAAAGCAATGGTGCGTCCGATCCCCCGTTTTGATCCGCTTCCTGTGACAATTGCTACTCTGTTTTTTAATTCGAACATTAGTCAACACTCCTTTTAACTTTTATGGTTTGAATCAAGATGTTTTAGGCTTAACTTAAGCCTGCTTAACGGTGGACTTTTACAAGGGATTGCGCCGTTTGAACAATGTTTTTCACAGTAATCCCGTTCATTTCCAGCAACTTCTCATAAGGTGCAGACTCGCCGAATTTATCCTGTACACCGATTCTTCGGACGATGGCACCTCCTTCCCCGGCTACCACTTCGCTAACCGCGCTGCCAAGCCCATTCAAAATATTATGGTCTTCCACCGTAATAATCCGTCCAGTACGCAAGCACTCCACCACAGCTTCGCGATCAAGCGGTTTAATCGTATGCATGTCCAGCAACTTAACCGACACACCTGACTTTTCCAGTGCTTCCGCTGCTTCCAAAGCCAAATGAACTGTATCACCGTTAGCGATGATGGCGATGTCTTTTCCATCTTTCAGTTGTTTGGCTTTACCAATCTCAAATTCCTCGTCTTCACCGTAGATGACAGGAATCGTATCGCGTGTAAAACGGAGATATACCGGTCCATAATGTTCCGCAGCCTTGGCAACCAGCCTGCGGGTGGAAGTATAGTCTGCGCCCATAACAACTGTCATGTTCGGAATGGTGCGGAGCACGCCCATGTCCTCAATCGCCTGGTGGCTTCCTCCGTCGTTGGCTGGAGTCAAACCGCCATGGGAGCAGGCTATTTTTACGTTTAAGTGAGGATAGCACACCTCTTGGCGAATCTGCTTCGCCATGCGCAAGGAACCAAACACCGCATAAGTGCTAATGAAAGGAATTTTTCCTGTGGTTGCCAACCCTGCTGCAAGACCAGCCGCATTTTGCTCGGCAATCCCTACGTTGATATGCTGATTCGGAAGTTGCTTTGCGAACTCCGTTGTTTTGCACGATTTACCAATGTCGATATCCACGACGTAAATATCTTGGTTCTTCGTCAATGGCCAATGCACCGTACAAAACTTCATCCTTGCCATCACCATCTGCATCGAGGACACTTAAACTATGATTTCCCTGGCCTTGATACTCGGCTCCAGCTTCATCGGTATCGAAGGTCCAACGGTTCACCAATCCGCCACCGATGTAGTCGTAAGCAGCCAGTACGGTGCGTGTATAATATCCTCTGGCCATGACGACGCTTGGCGTCACACCATCCAAGTAGGCAATGCCTCCCAGAAATCGATCTACACGATTGCCATATGAATCGCCCCAAGCGCTAACATCACCTCGTTGCGGATCGTATTCCACAGTAGAAACAGCAGCTCCAGTTGCCCCGTCGAACAGTGTAAGATATTCAGGGCCCGTTAAGATATAACCGCTGGAGTTGCGGTAATCTT
It includes:
- a CDS encoding transketolase family protein encodes the protein MHWPLTKNQDIYVVDIDIGKSCKTTEFAKQLPNQHINVGIAEQNAAGLAAGLATTGKIPFISTYAVFGSLRMAKQIRQEVCYPHLNVKIACSHGGLTPANDGGSHQAIEDMGVLRTIPNMTVVMGADYTSTRRLVAKAAEHYGPVYLRFTRDTIPVIYGEDEEFEIGKAKQLKDGKDIAIIANGDTVHLALEAAEALEKSGVSVKLLDMHTIKPLDREAVVECLRTGRIITVEDHNILNGLGSAVSEVVAGEGGAIVRRIGVQDKFGESAPYEKLLEMNGITVKNIVQTAQSLVKVHR